In Amycolatopsis coloradensis, one genomic interval encodes:
- a CDS encoding GntR family transcriptional regulator, giving the protein MAEEGPRQPLAATRQRVRDELRERILAGRLKPGDRLVERELAEDLGVSRVPVREAIRSLEAEGFLAVQSPRRIVVRQLAKADVEELFDVREALEGLAAGLAAERAGKAELRALERLLTDAARATESGDPARITLLNTRFHDQIVALAGNGLLHEILRPLEGRLRWLTSQNEHWGELLDEHRRLYDAIASGDADRARAHAVEHVRVNRAVTLKALFPEDDGERSAG; this is encoded by the coding sequence GTGGCCGAGGAAGGACCGCGTCAGCCGCTGGCCGCGACCCGGCAGCGGGTCCGCGACGAGCTGCGTGAACGTATCCTCGCCGGACGGCTGAAGCCGGGGGACAGGCTGGTCGAACGTGAGCTCGCCGAAGACCTCGGAGTCTCGCGGGTCCCGGTGCGCGAGGCCATCCGCAGCCTGGAGGCCGAGGGCTTCCTCGCCGTCCAGTCGCCGCGGCGCATCGTCGTGCGCCAGCTGGCCAAGGCCGACGTCGAGGAGCTGTTCGACGTCCGTGAGGCACTCGAAGGACTCGCCGCCGGACTGGCCGCCGAACGGGCGGGCAAAGCGGAACTCCGCGCGCTCGAACGGCTGCTCACCGACGCCGCCCGCGCGACCGAAAGTGGTGACCCGGCCCGGATCACTCTGCTCAACACCCGCTTCCACGACCAGATCGTCGCGCTCGCCGGGAACGGGCTGCTGCACGAGATCCTCCGCCCGCTCGAAGGCAGGCTGCGCTGGCTGACCAGCCAGAACGAGCACTGGGGCGAACTGCTCGACGAGCACCGCCGTCTCTACGACGCGATCGCTTCGGGCGACGCCGACCGCGCGCGGGCCCACGCCGTCGAGCATGTGCGGGTGAACCGGGCGGTCACGCTGAAGGCGCTGTTCCCCGAAGATGACGGAGAACGCTCCGCCGGGTGA
- a CDS encoding NCS1 family nucleobase:cation symporter-1, with translation MTAAPATRSEAPTTENADPRLWNEDLAPAKERRWKVYDIFALWMSDVHNLGNYTFAAGLFVLGLSAWQVFTALLTGFVLIYFGMNLMGRIGQKTGVPFPVVARISFGTFGANLPALIRAIIAIFWYGIQTYLASVAITLLVLAIDPGLKPLTEVGFLGLHALGWICFIALWLAQALVLTRGMEAVRKFQDWCGPGIWVVMIALAVWILAAADWNISLTSNPKALSTGEQVRQWFGAVGLILSIYGTLMLNFCDFSRFAPNQKTVRRGNFWGLPINSTAFALLSVLVTAGSLQVFGEAITDPAELLARIDNTPVLIIGALTFAIATMGVNIVANFVSPAYDLANIWPKRITFTIGGMISAVAALCVLPWKLYSSPAVVNYFLGGLGAFLGPLFGIMIVDYYLVKRGRIDVDKLFVAGPDSPYHYKRGFNPRAMVTFLPTAALSAIIALVPFFAPAAPYSWFIGTASAAALYFAVSRKQRVA, from the coding sequence ATGACCGCCGCCCCAGCAACCCGGTCCGAAGCGCCTACCACCGAGAACGCCGATCCCCGGCTCTGGAACGAAGATCTCGCCCCGGCGAAAGAACGCCGCTGGAAGGTCTACGACATCTTCGCGCTGTGGATGTCGGACGTGCACAACCTCGGCAATTACACCTTCGCGGCGGGCCTGTTCGTCCTCGGGCTCTCGGCCTGGCAGGTGTTCACCGCGCTGCTGACCGGTTTCGTGCTCATCTACTTCGGCATGAACCTGATGGGCCGGATCGGTCAGAAGACCGGCGTCCCCTTCCCCGTGGTCGCCCGCATCAGTTTCGGCACCTTCGGCGCGAACCTGCCCGCGCTGATCCGCGCGATCATCGCGATCTTCTGGTACGGCATCCAGACCTACCTCGCGTCCGTGGCCATCACGCTGCTCGTGCTCGCGATCGATCCGGGTCTGAAACCCTTGACCGAGGTGGGTTTCCTCGGCCTGCACGCGCTCGGCTGGATCTGTTTCATCGCGCTGTGGCTCGCGCAGGCGCTGGTGCTCACCCGCGGTATGGAGGCCGTGCGCAAGTTCCAGGACTGGTGCGGTCCCGGTATCTGGGTCGTGATGATCGCGCTCGCCGTGTGGATCCTGGCCGCCGCCGACTGGAACATCTCCTTGACCAGCAACCCGAAGGCACTGTCCACAGGGGAGCAGGTACGGCAGTGGTTCGGCGCCGTCGGCCTCATCCTGTCCATCTACGGCACCCTGATGCTCAACTTCTGCGACTTCTCGCGGTTCGCCCCGAACCAGAAAACGGTGCGGCGCGGGAACTTCTGGGGACTGCCGATCAACTCGACGGCGTTCGCGCTGCTGTCGGTGCTGGTGACCGCCGGCAGCCTCCAGGTGTTCGGCGAAGCCATCACCGACCCCGCCGAACTGCTGGCCCGTATCGACAACACCCCCGTGCTGATCATCGGCGCGCTGACCTTCGCGATCGCCACCATGGGCGTGAACATCGTCGCGAACTTCGTCTCCCCCGCCTACGACCTGGCCAACATCTGGCCGAAACGGATCACCTTCACCATCGGCGGGATGATCAGCGCGGTGGCGGCGTTGTGCGTGCTGCCGTGGAAGCTGTACTCCTCCCCCGCGGTGGTCAACTACTTCCTCGGTGGCCTCGGCGCCTTCCTCGGCCCGCTGTTCGGCATCATGATCGTCGACTACTACCTGGTGAAACGCGGCCGGATCGACGTGGACAAGCTGTTCGTGGCCGGCCCCGATTCGCCGTACCACTACAAGCGCGGGTTCAACCCGCGCGCGATGGTCACCTTCCTGCCCACGGCGGCGCTGTCCGCGATCATCGCGCTGGTGCCGTTCTTCGCCCCCGCCGCGCCGTACTCGTGGTTCATCGGCACCGCTTCCGCGGCCGCGCTGTACTTCGCCGTTTCGCGGAAACAGCGGGTCGCGTGA
- a CDS encoding aspartate/glutamate racemase family protein — protein sequence MRILVTNCNTTEAMTKEIEAGARAAASPGTEILARTPLWGPESAEGWLDSFLSAAAVLDLLNGLDEQFDALVMAGFGEHGREGARELLDVPVVDITEAAAHLACLLGRRYGVVTTLDRTCGLIEDSLHAAGVAQNCVGVLGAGLGVLELTDERRTESALLTAGRRARDAGAEVLVLGCAGMTGLDRRISAMLDIPVIDGVAAAVRLAESLVALNLKTSRAGSYARPLPKTRLWPRV from the coding sequence ATGCGGATCCTGGTCACCAACTGCAACACCACCGAGGCGATGACCAAGGAGATCGAGGCAGGCGCCCGCGCCGCGGCGAGTCCCGGTACCGAAATCCTGGCCAGAACCCCGTTGTGGGGCCCAGAATCCGCGGAAGGCTGGCTGGACAGCTTCCTGAGCGCCGCGGCCGTCCTCGACCTTCTCAACGGGCTGGACGAGCAGTTCGACGCGCTCGTGATGGCCGGTTTCGGTGAGCACGGCCGGGAAGGCGCGCGGGAGCTGCTCGACGTCCCCGTCGTCGACATCACCGAGGCCGCCGCGCATCTGGCCTGTCTGCTGGGAAGACGCTACGGCGTCGTGACCACATTGGACCGGACGTGCGGGCTCATCGAAGACAGCCTGCACGCCGCGGGCGTCGCGCAGAACTGTGTCGGCGTCCTCGGTGCCGGGCTCGGCGTCCTCGAACTGACCGACGAACGCCGGACGGAATCGGCCCTGCTGACCGCCGGACGCCGTGCCAGGGACGCGGGCGCCGAGGTCCTCGTCCTCGGCTGCGCGGGGATGACCGGCCTCGATCGCCGGATCTCGGCGATGCTGGACATCCCGGTGATCGACGGCGTCGCGGCCGCGGTCCGGCTGGCCGAATCCCTGGTGGCGCTGAACCTCAAGACCAGCCGGGCCGGCTCCTACGCCCGCCCACTCCCGAAAACCCGCCTCTGGCCCCGCGTTTAG
- a CDS encoding copper transporter: MISLRYHIVSIAACFLALALGVVLGSTALNGALLSGLAGQKEDLGSQVADLEAQRNTLNARLGDADAFAGAMGPKVVAGQLDKRSVVLVTTEDAKPADRDALKQLVGQAGAAVTGEIQLTEAFSDPMRSDQLRDVVSRLQPAGVQFPTAGDPGTLAGALLGSVALLNKDNAQPQSTPVELAAALGGLTDGGFLKTGGDVKPAQLAIVLTGSKYTGDGAGDRASTIARFAAQLDRSGAGTVLAGDAGSADGTGAIGVVRADTSSTSILSTVDNAETAAGRVTTILALREQLEGGAGRYGIAGNAQAPAPGIAADGN; encoded by the coding sequence GTGATTTCACTGCGGTACCACATCGTTTCCATCGCCGCCTGCTTCCTGGCGCTCGCCCTCGGGGTGGTGCTCGGGTCCACGGCGCTGAACGGTGCCCTGCTTTCGGGTCTCGCCGGCCAGAAGGAGGATCTGGGTTCCCAGGTCGCGGATCTGGAGGCACAGCGCAACACGCTCAACGCCAGGCTCGGCGACGCGGACGCGTTCGCCGGCGCGATGGGGCCGAAGGTCGTCGCCGGGCAGCTGGACAAGCGTTCGGTGGTGCTGGTGACCACAGAGGACGCGAAGCCCGCGGATCGCGACGCGCTCAAGCAGCTCGTCGGCCAGGCGGGTGCCGCCGTCACCGGGGAGATCCAGCTGACCGAGGCGTTCTCCGACCCGATGCGCTCCGATCAGCTGCGTGACGTCGTCTCGCGGCTCCAGCCCGCCGGTGTCCAGTTCCCGACCGCGGGCGACCCCGGCACCCTCGCCGGCGCTCTGCTCGGCTCGGTCGCGTTGCTGAACAAGGACAACGCGCAGCCGCAGTCCACGCCGGTGGAGCTGGCGGCCGCGCTCGGCGGGCTCACCGACGGCGGTTTCCTCAAGACCGGCGGAGACGTGAAGCCCGCGCAGCTCGCGATCGTGCTCACCGGTTCCAAGTACACCGGGGACGGCGCCGGTGACCGTGCGTCGACCATCGCGCGGTTCGCCGCGCAGCTGGACCGTTCCGGCGCGGGCACCGTCTTGGCGGGCGACGCGGGATCCGCCGACGGCACCGGCGCGATCGGCGTCGTCCGCGCCGACACCTCGTCGACCTCGATCCTGTCCACTGTGGACAACGCGGAGACCGCGGCCGGCCGGGTCACCACGATCTTGGCGCTGCGCGAGCAGCTCGAAGGCGGCGCGGGCCGCTACGGCATCGCGGGCAATGCCCAGGCTCCGGCCCCCGGTATCGCGGCCGACGGCAACTAG
- the steA gene encoding putative cytokinetic ring protein SteA translates to MKLTGLLSRNQETLPGITGVARVDRRTRELLRRLSPGDIVVLDQLDLDRSTADALVEAEVAAVVNASPSISGRFPNLGPEILLEAGIPLVDSVGGELLRKVKDGTKLRLHEGVVYIGERQLGSGVQQTRESVADQMIEAKAGMSTQLEAFSANTIEFLRRERSLILDGVGVPEIRVPLKDRHALVVAGGNGHAEDLKKLKKYIAEHRPVLIGVDAGADTLRAQGYQPDVIVGDPHGIGAETLRSGGEVVVPAQPDGHAPGVERIQDLGIGAVTFPATGNAEDLALLLADAHEASLVVTVGFQATLREFLDHGRSGSNPSTFLTRLKLGTKLVDGKAVATLHRSRVSIGAIVLLVVATLVAVAAALLVSDVGSVYLDWIRDTWNSFIAWGKGLFT, encoded by the coding sequence ATGAAGCTCACCGGCTTGCTCTCGCGTAACCAAGAGACCCTCCCCGGGATCACCGGCGTCGCCAGGGTCGACCGGCGTACGCGCGAGCTGCTCCGCCGGCTGAGCCCCGGCGACATCGTTGTCCTCGACCAGCTCGACCTCGACCGGTCGACGGCCGATGCCTTGGTGGAGGCCGAAGTCGCGGCGGTGGTGAACGCCTCGCCCTCGATCTCCGGCCGTTTCCCCAACCTGGGCCCGGAGATCCTGCTCGAGGCCGGGATCCCGCTCGTCGATTCGGTCGGCGGTGAACTGCTGCGCAAGGTGAAGGACGGCACGAAACTCCGCCTGCACGAAGGCGTCGTCTACATCGGAGAGCGGCAGCTCGGCTCGGGTGTCCAGCAGACGCGGGAAAGCGTCGCGGACCAGATGATCGAGGCCAAGGCCGGGATGTCCACCCAGCTCGAGGCGTTCTCCGCGAACACGATCGAATTCCTCCGCCGGGAACGCAGCCTCATCCTCGACGGTGTCGGTGTCCCGGAGATCCGGGTGCCGCTCAAGGACCGGCACGCCCTCGTGGTCGCGGGCGGCAACGGGCACGCCGAAGACCTCAAGAAGCTGAAGAAGTACATCGCCGAGCACCGGCCGGTGCTGATCGGTGTCGACGCCGGGGCCGACACGCTGCGCGCGCAGGGATATCAGCCGGACGTCATCGTCGGCGACCCGCACGGGATCGGCGCCGAGACCCTGCGCAGTGGTGGCGAGGTCGTGGTCCCGGCGCAGCCGGACGGGCACGCGCCGGGTGTCGAGCGCATCCAGGACCTCGGGATCGGCGCGGTCACCTTCCCCGCGACGGGTAACGCCGAGGACCTCGCGCTGTTGCTGGCAGACGCGCACGAGGCGAGCCTGGTGGTCACCGTCGGATTCCAGGCGACGCTGCGGGAGTTCCTCGACCACGGCCGGTCCGGCTCGAACCCGTCGACGTTCCTCACCCGGCTCAAACTCGGCACGAAACTGGTCGACGGCAAGGCGGTCGCGACCCTGCACCGCAGCCGGGTGTCCATCGGCGCCATCGTCCTGCTGGTCGTCGCGACCCTGGTGGCCGTCGCGGCCGCACTGCTGGTGTCCGACGTGGGTTCGGTCTACCTCGACTGGATCCGAGACACCTGGAACTCGTTCATCGCCTGGGGCAAGGGACTCTTCACGTGA
- the sigM gene encoding RNA polymerase sigma factor SigM — MTAAAPTDADLIAAHAAGDPHAFSELVQRHRDRMWAVALRTLRDPEEAADALQDAFISAFRAAGNFRAESQVTTWLHRIVVNACLDRIRRGKARPTVPLPETGQFNEPASPRDSMSERETSLVVKEALDQLPEEQRAPIVLVDVEGYSVAETAKMLGIAEGTVKSRCARGRGKLAKVLGHLRNPDAIANVPTHESKRERATPQRGARRPQGTPGDGEGR; from the coding sequence GTGACAGCTGCAGCTCCCACGGACGCGGATCTCATAGCGGCGCATGCCGCTGGAGACCCGCACGCGTTCAGTGAACTGGTCCAGCGACATCGAGACCGCATGTGGGCGGTAGCCCTGCGCACCTTGCGGGATCCGGAAGAAGCCGCGGACGCCCTGCAGGACGCCTTCATCTCCGCGTTCCGAGCAGCGGGCAACTTCAGAGCCGAATCGCAGGTCACGACGTGGTTGCACCGCATCGTCGTGAACGCGTGCCTCGACCGCATCCGGCGGGGCAAGGCCAGGCCGACCGTTCCGTTGCCCGAGACCGGGCAGTTCAACGAGCCCGCTTCACCGCGTGACTCGATGTCGGAACGCGAGACGAGCCTGGTCGTCAAGGAAGCTCTCGACCAGCTCCCCGAAGAGCAGCGTGCCCCGATCGTGTTGGTCGACGTCGAGGGATACTCCGTCGCCGAGACGGCGAAGATGCTCGGCATCGCCGAGGGCACGGTCAAGAGCCGGTGTGCCCGAGGTCGCGGAAAGCTCGCGAAGGTTCTCGGACATCTACGGAACCCCGATGCGATTGCGAACGTCCCAACTCACGAAAGCAAACGAGAGCGCGCTACCCCGCAACGGGGTGCCAGGCGTCCTCAGGGCACGCCGGGTGACGGGGAGGGACGATGA
- a CDS encoding protein kinase family protein, giving the protein MGIRAQGGSLAPGRVVGDGRYRLLAQFGVDERAAAHLWRARDGQLKRDVALTLLVGDPADAEAARLARRTLERAAHASKFGHGGVARVLDVLSLGSGVTSSEGLLGVVVAEWTKGSDLVDLVAQRPVAPAAAARMVQALAEAVDHAHQNGLVLGLDHPQRLRLTPDGALKLAFPGPLPEATLRDDVKALGAVLYLLLTGRWALPGGPAAIPAAPHAPTGRVIPPRSLVPTVPVELSSLAVRTIEDGGHGGIRTSAAILRVLDQVAEAEERTQLIKAVGEEEAVAESDGTVWTTKKPVKDVARRKKLAFGVTVLVVATVVILAWGGMMLINLFQGESKSSGPKINVAASSSQVAPPPSGEQPPPAQQKPSPAVGAAVKPSAVAVYNPGSKGDSPGKARNATDGDTVTSWKTDQYDKQFPVLKDGVGLVVTFKDPINLTQVKIDAASPGSKVEIRSADKKNPKLEETKVVGTGDLAAGESTIALQQPQQGQYFILWITQLGEDDEGKFVTELKELTFLPAG; this is encoded by the coding sequence ATGGGCATCCGGGCCCAAGGCGGGTCGCTGGCCCCTGGCCGGGTCGTCGGTGACGGCCGGTATCGCCTGCTCGCACAGTTCGGGGTGGACGAGCGGGCCGCCGCGCATCTTTGGCGTGCCCGCGACGGGCAGCTGAAGCGGGACGTGGCGCTGACCCTGCTGGTCGGCGACCCCGCGGACGCGGAAGCCGCCCGGCTCGCGCGCCGGACGCTGGAACGTGCCGCGCACGCCTCCAAGTTCGGTCATGGCGGGGTCGCGCGCGTTCTCGACGTGCTCAGCCTCGGCAGCGGCGTCACTTCGAGCGAAGGTCTGCTCGGTGTCGTCGTCGCGGAATGGACCAAGGGCAGCGATCTGGTCGACCTGGTGGCCCAGCGCCCGGTGGCGCCCGCCGCGGCGGCCAGGATGGTGCAGGCGCTGGCGGAAGCCGTCGACCACGCCCATCAGAACGGTCTCGTCCTCGGCCTCGACCACCCGCAGCGTCTCCGGCTCACCCCGGACGGCGCGCTGAAGCTCGCCTTCCCGGGCCCCTTGCCCGAAGCGACCCTTCGCGACGACGTCAAAGCACTCGGCGCCGTCCTGTATCTGCTGCTGACCGGCCGGTGGGCCCTTCCCGGCGGCCCGGCCGCGATCCCGGCGGCGCCGCACGCGCCGACCGGCCGTGTCATCCCGCCGCGTTCACTGGTCCCGACGGTGCCGGTCGAGCTGTCCTCGCTCGCCGTCCGCACCATCGAGGACGGCGGCCACGGCGGTATCCGCACCAGCGCGGCCATCCTGCGTGTCCTGGACCAGGTCGCCGAAGCCGAAGAGCGCACCCAGCTGATCAAGGCCGTCGGCGAGGAAGAGGCCGTGGCCGAATCGGACGGCACGGTCTGGACGACGAAGAAGCCGGTCAAGGACGTCGCGCGGCGCAAGAAGCTGGCGTTCGGCGTGACCGTGCTGGTCGTCGCGACCGTGGTCATCCTCGCCTGGGGCGGGATGATGTTGATCAACCTGTTCCAGGGCGAGTCGAAGTCCAGCGGTCCGAAGATCAACGTCGCCGCGTCCTCTTCGCAGGTCGCGCCGCCGCCCTCGGGCGAGCAGCCGCCGCCCGCCCAGCAGAAGCCGTCCCCCGCCGTGGGTGCCGCGGTGAAGCCGTCGGCAGTGGCCGTCTACAACCCGGGCAGCAAGGGCGACAGCCCCGGCAAGGCCAGGAACGCCACCGACGGTGACACGGTCACCTCCTGGAAGACCGACCAGTACGACAAGCAGTTCCCGGTGCTCAAGGACGGCGTCGGGCTGGTCGTGACCTTCAAGGACCCGATCAACCTCACCCAGGTCAAGATCGACGCGGCGAGCCCCGGTTCGAAGGTCGAGATCCGCTCCGCCGACAAGAAGAACCCGAAGCTCGAAGAGACGAAGGTCGTCGGGACCGGAGACCTTGCGGCGGGCGAATCGACCATCGCGTTGCAGCAGCCACAGCAGGGTCAGTACTTCATCCTCTGGATCACTCAGCTGGGTGAAGATGACGAAGGAAAGTTCGTCACCGAACTCAAAGAGCTGACCTTCCTGCCTGCGGGGTGA